A window of Cydia strobilella chromosome 10, ilCydStro3.1, whole genome shotgun sequence genomic DNA:
aaatttgacagttccgaacaactgacaggccgatatcgtccagcggactggtaatcagtgggcccctttactaaCACTAAACTAAAATATCCAGTGAATCCTATGTTTGATAATACGAAAGTCTGTTACGACCAGGTGAagttttaaacatattaaaatacaaaaaatctaaaataataacttaaaaaGTGGAATGTTGAGGTTTGAGTAGTGGAATGTTGAGCTTTGCGAGGGATTTAAGGCtcaagggttaaacaaattttgccaccgagtgaaacataaaaaatttcaccacaccattcacgaaaataataactttaaatCGGTAAATTAGCAAAGGCGTAATGGCCTACTTTTACTTAAGTACCTATTCTACCTAATATATTGTATAACTTATTGACAAACAAAACATACGctattttaataaactttcgCATAGTATGCTGATAGGTAAACATGAAGAAGGTATACTCGTAAACTGTTGAACGTATTCAAatcatattatactactctttgattCAAATGCCTGTTTATCTTACACATAATGAACTAAAATGCCAAACTTCATTCGTCCTCGATTCCTTCATCATATACGTCGTTTTACAATTTTATCACAACGACCCTCAAACGAGGTTGTCACTAAGCAAATAGATAAAGCGAACACGCCCATAAAGCTCCCATATATATCGTAACCTAGCAACCGTCTAGCAGTTTTGTCAATATCTACCGCTGTCACAACAAATAgaatatttttgtactttttgccTTCTAAAGTGAATTATGGCACCGAAAAAAGATAAAGGGAAGAGCGATGCACCAGCAGTGAAGCCAGGTGCATTTACTGAAGTTGAGAAAGTATTTTTAGAGCAACAGTTAGCTGAGTCTAATAGAAAAGTTGCTAGGCTCAGATCAGCTGTAGATGAGTATGAACTTCGGAATGAAGAGCTGCAGAAAGCTTACGACAAATTGGATGAAGACAGAGCCGATATCATAGCATTCTTGAAAAAATCTCTGAACAATAAAAGTGAAGAAAATATTGAGCTCAAAGACAAAGTCAAAGGCTTGGAGGAAACCAGAGAAATCGAAACAGCGCAGTTTAAGGAGACTGTCGCGGAACTGGAGAGGAACTTCACTATTATGAAAGATCAGCTGACGTCAGAAAATAAGCTTTTAGCTGGTAAACTTAACACGCTGGAGGAATTCAGAGCTATAAGAGACGATTTGATGAGAAAGTATGAGAAACAAGAACAGGATTTCAAAGACCAGGAGATGAAGTACAAGAGGATAATATATGACGGCGAAAAGAAGTTCGTAGTTGGGAAAGATAAGTTGAAGAAGGAAATGGAAGGGCGACTATTACAACTTGCGCAAGATTTTCAAGACGCTACAGAGCTGAGAATCGCAGCATCCACGCACAGAGTCATCAGAGAAAATATAGCTATTAATAATGAATTAGACAGCATACTGGCTACTCAAACTAAACTTGCTGAGCAGAATGAAAACTATAAGAAAAGTGAGCAAGCTGCTCGCGTAGCTATGGAGCTTGCTGAGGAAGAGCGAgacaaagctattaacaaaagtGTCGTGCAACTGAAAGTAATCGATCAACTTACTACCGCATTCCAAAATATGCAGAAAGACAAGGCGCTAATGGAGAAACGTAACTTCGATTTGAATACATTGCAGACAAAAATACAACACTTGACGAAAGAAAATGAGAGCTTATCATTGCAAGTTAGAATATTAGAACAAAACTTACATGGAAAATTAAATGAGCAAAATAAATCTCTCGTAGAAGCCTCAAAGATCGCTAAAGAATCGAAAaagatgaaaaatattttgaggGAAGCGGCAATAGCTATACAAGCGGCTCTCAAATTAGAccaatgggctgtgacagacaccACTAGAGAGATCATGGACCGGCAAGTATTGCTGTCGCGCCTTCTGGAGATCGTGACTCAATATCGTGACGCATTGCGGGCTGAATCTATGGACTCGCTAGCATCTCTCGGAAAAATATACGAAGAGGGAGACCTCGGTTTCGTACCAAAACGAGTAGCAAAGAAATCAGTAACATCTATACCCAGTACGGCATCTAAAACTTCACGCGGATCTCCCAAACGCGCTTCAGTATCATCTTCTGTTTCGTCCTCAACTTTGGGAAGTGTCAAGACTATGCCAAGCATACAGATTATACCGTTCTCTTCTGAAGTTGACCTTCCAACAAAGGAAAGTGTTATGTCCTTCGCgacttcaactaaatcggtcgaGTCCAGTGAGAGCGAAGAAGAATCTGTCGATGAAGCTACTGATATTGAGAAAATGTTAGAGCAGAGCAAACTAGAGATACAGAAGTCTATTTTGAAAGATCTGGCTTACTCGAGATCTCAAGTGTTGAAGTCGAAGACAGTCGTGATTCAGGAAGGCGTGGAGACAGAGCATATCGAAGGAGAAGGGGTGGAAGGAGAGGGGGTAGAGGGAGAAGGGGAAGGAGAGCATGTGAAAGGAGAAATGGTAGAAGGGGAGGAATCGGAGGCCAAAACGGTTGATGGAGACGGAGAAGACACAAAGGAGGAGCAAAAGGAAGAATGAGGGGTTTTTGATTAGTGTGTGAAGTGATATGAAATGTATTTTTGTAGAAGTAATGTTTACATGAATTTACTTGAAATCAATTGTGCTACAATAATATGatggttttatttaatatctatAAGCTTTTTACAAATACGCAATCATCATTGGTAGCAAATAACCccctttaattttaaaacaaaatctaTGTCTGGTATTGGTTTATTGTTGCTAAGAATGTCTctctattttctttttatttcaatttctaGCGACGAAAACTAGTAACAGAcacaaaggtctcacagtctttttgttaagctatcagagaatggtagatatagtttgccaaaggactgtctcatttcaaacatagacagagattatcatactatctttgtcagtgtgtgtatagtttttttgttcttatttactgccaatttggtttgaccaactatagttttgaCGCGTAATCTGATTCGCTAATATATTTGATGCTGACCACCTAATACCGAATTAGAACCTAAGTATTCATATTAATGCATCATTTCTCTCCAGGGTCAAGCCGTGGAGCTAGCAGCCTGCGAATGCGCCACCAAACCCTGGGCCGGAGACTCCTCCATGGTGGTATCTGAAGTGGGTCCTCAATGTCGGTGTGGGTGTGTGCTGCATTTGGCTCCTAGTGCAAGATTGCTGGCTGGGTCTACTAAGGCTTGCCCGGGGCGATCTTTCTGGCTATTACAGGTAACACTTTAATGCACTTTTTACTTGAGTCTTAGCGCATTTGTCAGATTTTGACGGAGATTTTGTAACCATAAACGATCTTAGCTAGAGACTCTTCAATGTTAGTGTCAGCAttgtgtgatttgtttgtggtgTGTGCTGCATTTGGCTCCCAGTGCAAGAGTGCTGACTGGGTCTGCTAAGGCCTGCCCAGTGCCCGGGGCGATCCTTCTGGTTATTGCAGGTAACGCTTAATATGCGCACGTTCACTTTCCTTTCGCGTAGGTAAGTAGTTGAAATAAAGGTGCATAGAATGCGTGCTCTATGGGAGCCTCGGGTGAGTTACGCTAAGTAGCACAAACGAATGGTGCGCTAGTTATGTATTTTACCTACGTACCTATGATCAGATGATGTATATTAAAAGATAAGACGATCACATTTGAACACTCCACGATGATGGTGTTGGATGCAAGAAGCgggacttaatttttttttcgaaacggTACATTATGAGGTAACTAGATGCCAAGTGCGTTTGATAATCCATTATCGCACAATCTATGGCGCCTTCATACAATATTTTGATTCCTAAGATCATACTTaacaaataaagttattttatcaaatattctGATTTGTgattttaaagtagtcacattATCTACATACTATACCATACTGACATAACTCTTacatatacttaaattataagAAGTAGAATATCATATACTAAAGATAAATGTCGAAATATATCGATATTATGTCGGTCTCTTCAACGGTCTTCGTCGGTCGGTTCGGTTTTTAATTGCTTTACAATTGACCTGAAAGTACTTCGTCAATAATATCGTGTAATCGATTCGACCCGGTCATCGGTATCGGTGCGGCGAAAATATCGGATAATGAGTTTCCTACCGGCGATTGTCAATTCGTTAACATAATAGCTTTCGGGTGGCCACTGATGGTGCAAGTAACAGGCGCTAATTAACATTAACCCCCTCCCACACCACTTTTGCTTTGTAAAatagaaatataattaatttactaCTTATACTGTAGACCGGACTGGATTATAATATGGACagtattaccttttgtattgttttcgagctacatgcatcttgttcacgggtaacagaagatagcgggtgggtgtcaaagttgcgTAGACCGGGTTGCGTAGAACTACATATTTAaacagttcgcgttcaaaagtagttgtcacagtctaattgttctatCAATAGAGCCATAAATATCAATTTTTGTTCAGTTGTTATAGTGTGTGACGTTACAGGAGTTACTTTCCACGCGTAGTCTGATACGTTACTTCTGATGCTGGCTGTACGTGCCCGAGCTGACTGTTAGCCGAGATTGTTTCCCATttggcaggaacacaacatttGTCAATTTACAACATACTGACGTCTTACTTTACTATAGATTTATCCCGCTATTCTCTTTTGCCTTGTGTCCTTTATGCCCCGCACGTGCCCGAGCCGGGGCCAACGCTGGTCGCTGACTGAGTTAGCCGAGATTGTCAACATACTGACATTACTATAAATTTATCCCGCCATACTCTTTCGGCTTGTGAGTCGTGTCCTTTATGCCCCGCACGTGCCTTAGCCGCGGGCAACGCTGGTCGCTGACTGAGTTAGCCGAGATTGTCAACATACTGACATTACTATAAATTTATCCCGCCATACTCTTTTGCCTTGTGAGTTGTGTCCTTTATGCCCCGCACGTGCCCGAGCCGGGGGCAACGCTGGTCGCTGACTGAGTTAGCCGAGATTGTTTCCCATTTGACGGACCCATTAGCCGCTTTGCATCCTGATAGGTGCTGCGTTCACGTGGCAAAGATTAGGCTTAGTAGATTTGGCTTAGTAGATTCATAGATAAGTTAATGCACGGAACATTGCTTTAGGTTCATGGTTAAATTATACATTTGAAAAGTGTTACCTTTTTCATTTTTGGAAGATAACTCGAAGTATATCAATATTAATGCAGCATCGGcgttaattaaacaaaaatgctGCCTGCTGCTGACATTTTGAACTGACACTGGCCTAACCTGCTCGTTGATTCGTATATACTATATATGTGACGTAggtgacgtttttaaccaaaaggtaccacattgtcgtttgttgataaggttgatttttaattgaagctatatggaaatagcgccttaccgacaatacgagtaagtacccttttggttgaaaatggcacatattatgtttaatattcTCGCATAATTTGTATGGCCCTGCACGTTGATTTGCACACACAATAGTTGAGGTGGCGATAGTAAAATGTACATCAGACAGCTGCAGGGGGAAGGATCAACTGAAGTACAAATCAAAATGTGAGACATGTCTGATAGCGTGATAAGTTGATAACCTTTTAAGATATTAAAGAGGCAACCTACACAAGCACAAGTTTAGTCAAAATCTCCCATTCAACTTGAGACCTAGTGCTCACTGGCGCGTTTAAACTTGCCTCGACTAGTCACTAGCTGATTCTAGCCACTTGGCTGGTTCACTAGCTCTCAAACTTGCCTCGACTAGCCAGTCCAAACGCGCCCTCTATGAGTTAGTTAGTGTGTCGATACAAACTCAATGAACGGGAATCATTAAAACTTCAGCACTTCCAAGTTGGTCTTCCCTGAAGCGGTATTTGAACTTTGTACATATGATATTGATTTGATATCGTGTATCTTGCTCGCACCAATACAGGCTGTTTTAAAACGAAATTGAGATTAAAAAGTGACgataaaattgcgattttttaTAGAGCAACCAGATAAAGTTTAGCGTAACTTTACCAGTACTTCATCTCGTAGAATATGGCTAGGGGCTGTAGAAAacaattttcatgtttttattttattttattggttcacCAGTAACTGTTACACTGACgcatacatatacatttattaaatcCTTAATAACTAGGAGCTCAgtgtacaataaaattgagGTAAACACTGCATGCaaattaagtagtagtagtagttagtagtaaaactcttcattgtacaaaaataaacataaaacacgagaaaaacgcatcatttgtacaaaggcgaacttatcccttaagggatctcttccagttaacctttgagcaattgagggagagttggagaacggtagacatcaaagctgtactaaacggcatgaaagaaaatatttagtttcctaaaagacaggtaaacctataacctacagtatatagcatgggcatgggatttatttaaaataaaacaaatatattaacagtcatgtatagtgtgtgtgtgtgtgtgtgtgtgtgtatgtgtaattAAAATGTGTTACCGAACGAAATTTACTAACGAACTCATTACTTTACTATTATGAGAAGCTGACGTTTAAGCTTGTTTAAAGGAGTGCAAAACATATCAATTTTGTTCTTGGTAAGTGTGAGCGAGTTGCACAATAGTAACAATGTGACATCAATATCAAACCAAGATCAGATTTTCAAAGTTCTAATGTCTCCCCTGTTTTCGTTCACTATTAATATTCCCTTTATGTATGTAGAGCTTGTTACAAATAGTTGTTAGAAAAAGTGACCCGGGGaagttattataaaattatgtaatatcTTTCTTAGCGTGATCTCAAGTAGTTTAACAATCTTCGAACAAAGAACTTTTTATAACCATGATATAAATTAGTAATTAGCAATTTATATGAATAATGGCAAATGGAATCCAATCCAGTGTATAAGCTtaagttaagagtccccggcaagctcggccgaatttcacctttccatacaaacggagttttgttgtcattttaaaactacgtgttgtattgtaatgaaactttgcacatacaatgatatgaggtatatctaggtctgtagttagtttatatagctccagtttataaaacaaacgaacttCTTTCTTGATTAGAGACGAGAGGATTCGACACGAAACGCTCCAATCGCCATATTGGATTGGAGACAATTGCTCCGCTAGATGTCGCTCGCAGCACGAGTGCGAGCGAAACAGCAATACACAAGAGTGTGAATATGAGGGAGCAGATGAGGTATAGGAGGATTTTTTAAGGGCGTACAAAATctaatagagcaaaaacaagttttgtaagataaatttaaagtcgctgtatttttttaactatgctatctgaagctacataaactaattacagacctagatttaCCTTATccttttgtaagtacaaagtttcagagcaatctagcaagTCGTTTAGAAACGAGGGCgtaactgcgtttgtatggagaaccgagcttgccggtgaCTGCATGTTAAATAGTCTGAGGGCAAAATGAAGATTGCTTAAAAGTCGATATCGAGAAACTTTGACAAATCATACAACTGCTATCTACTCTAatgcaaaaaccggccaagtgcgagtcggactcgcgcaccgagggttccgtactatatTTTAccgtatgtattttttatgcgaaacgtgagtgaaaggtaaattgcggtttacgatttatgacgtattaaaaaaaaactattacttaCCAgatcaaaccaattttcggtggaagtttgcatggtaaatatgtatgtacacagttcttcaccttaatccattgcaataaggtgaaaaaatgtacatgtacatatttatgaactcgactgtacatcatatacttttttcagttttatcattctcttttTTAGAATTTacaggggggacacacattttaccactttgaaagtgtctctcgcgcaaactatttagtttagaaaaaaattatattagaaacctcaatataatttttgaagacctatccctATACCCCACACGTaagggtttgatgaaaaaaatttttttgggtttcagttccaagtatggggagcccccaaaatttattgttttatttttgtgtaaaccAACTTATATACCAAGTATAGTTCTTATAACTATACTTGGTatataagtagatgtattctgtaaaccgccttaacatttttacacaaaaataaaacaaaaaattttgggggctccccatacttggaactataagagtttcagagaaaagtggttgtgacatacggacggacagagacagacatgacgaatctaagggttcagttttttgccatttggctacggaaccctattaaAAATGCAGTAAGCTCAagattttacaaataaattgagGGCCTTATAACCATTACTGTAGTGTAGAATTAGGTTGATTCATGTAAGATTGTCCTTTAATATTTCTTTATCGCACCTAATTTCAAGTTCAAACGTTctgaaaatttattataattatcatttaaaCGTTTCGCGCCTCGCAATATATTAGCTGAACAATCTTTTCGATACATCAGCGATAGGACACGGCTAAGACGCCCTTGAAGCCGACGAGAAGGCTGTTGTTGATCGGTAACTTTTGAAGAAACCTTCGTAACTTTTGAAAGGttctgttttgtttttgttaagtgTTGTTGGTAGTCCTGTTCTGAATCGCTTTTCATTGCTCATAGGATCCAGATTTGTTGGatatttacttttacttttattagAGAGTTTGTTATAAACGCCTCCTTGCAATGTACAAGACAAAGACTTGTTTTTGTTgtcgttttttatttttctcagattttcttaaaatttgttggatagatagagttccctattctgtacaacaTAAGCGCAGTTTCACCGTATACgtatgtcctacaaaatcttccaGTTCCGAAAACGTATGAAATCGTAACTCAATGGGAATTCAcatgggtaatttttttttgtcccaaatttgGATTTTGTGTTTAAATATTCAGACCAGAATGAGGAGCTCTACAAAGTTACAATTTTTTATCAaaacctaacaaaaaaaatcgacaaaaaatataaaatagccCAAGTAGTTacctattatttaagttttgcaTTTATAAACGCTAATAAAAcgaattattaataatagaaaTAAACAATACAAGAGCAAAATACgaagaaaataaacaaacctAAACTATAGTTGTAttagtacctagtacctaagAACTTCACTTCCTCTCCTATATCAAACGTGGAACTAGGTGAAACTGCAATGTGAAGTTTCAAAGAACGAGTGGAAACTTTGCGGTTTTGCCTCGTGGCTTTCAAATAAACTTTAGCAACGTCCTCGTGCAGGCAAAAGCTAGAAGCCATCGATTTTAAGGAAAAGGAACTTCTGACACGCAATCCAAGTCTAACAATATCCCataaggttaaaaataaaactatgaaaacggattatatcgcgtatattgaatttataatacatcccgacgtttcgaaaccctttacagcgttcgtggtcaacgggtgactgaggaaaaattacaaagtgcaaaaatacccacatactaaaataatgaacaatcatagactacaaactttaaggctggttgtacatgcaaaatcggttcataaggctagttatacactataattatttttcaagtagagagatatatatatatacgcgataaaaataaaaataaaactacgccggctccaaccctacaccacggacccgagaagatttaattccctcctaaattgtaggagggtatcccaatatgggaccggcaacaaactcggtgggacacatcttttcaaaacatcagaatgtccagcatcatccaacactaaggtctgaCAGTAAAGGTCAGGTGTAAAgggtttcgaaacgtcgggatgtattataaattcaatacgttttcatagttttatttcatgagtaactatcgcggtaaccgaagacaatattatcccATAAggttgttgttgtcctatggcaccccagaggtgcaaAGGGCCTTCATAAGCTCGCGCCACGCCTTCCTACCTTCAGTGACCCAAGGCTCCAGCTCAACCCGAACGCTCGTAGCTCACTCGTGAGTGAGCCACGACGTtgcgcggccggcggcggcggcggcggcaaccataggttggagcaaCACACgacgatcggacctttcgttcccacctatggttgccgcAGTCGCCGCTGCtggtcgcgcaatgtcgtggccgggccgttactgACAAGAGTGTACAGGGCGCCCGGAGCCACGGCTTCCGTCCGGCGGTTTCCAAACGAAAGCGATGCTTGCGTTATTCAGTGTTAAGCATATATCCCATAATAGATTCTTGCAACTGACATGCAATTCCTTTCTATcttaaaaaagaacttacttacttactgctgtggcgcaacgacccgaagtgggtCTTggtctccgacaccaaagaccgccattcTACtttgtccaaagccgtttctgtccagtcgacggcgccgagttcgctgag
This region includes:
- the LOC134744802 gene encoding cilia- and flagella-associated protein 157, with product MAPKKDKGKSDAPAVKPGAFTEVEKVFLEQQLAESNRKVARLRSAVDEYELRNEELQKAYDKLDEDRADIIAFLKKSLNNKSEENIELKDKVKGLEETREIETAQFKETVAELERNFTIMKDQLTSENKLLAGKLNTLEEFRAIRDDLMRKYEKQEQDFKDQEMKYKRIIYDGEKKFVVGKDKLKKEMEGRLLQLAQDFQDATELRIAASTHRVIRENIAINNELDSILATQTKLAEQNENYKKSEQAARVAMELAEEERDKAINKSVVQLKVIDQLTTAFQNMQKDKALMEKRNFDLNTLQTKIQHLTKENESLSLQVRILEQNLHGKLNEQNKSLVEASKIAKESKKMKNILREAAIAIQAALKLDQWAVTDTTREIMDRQVLLSRLLEIVTQYRDALRAESMDSLASLGKIYEEGDLGFVPKRVAKKSVTSIPSTASKTSRGSPKRASVSSSVSSSTLGSVKTMPSIQIIPFSSEVDLPTKESVMSFATSTKSVESSESEEESVDEATDIEKMLEQSKLEIQKSILKDLAYSRSQVLKSKTVVIQEGVETEHIEGEGVEGEGVEGEGEGEHVKGEMVEGEESEAKTVDGDGEDTKEEQKEE